GTAAATTCTAGATGTAAAGACTTTTAAGTAGTATTTCATATGTTTGTGGGTTTTATGTCCAGGACGATTGGTTGCGAACAAATATAAAGTATCTGAAGTATCCATACCTCAAACCCGCACTCCTGCATCAGGCGGCTACGGTTCTTCCCGAGATCACCGGAGGGCCACGGAAACACAATCGGCACAAATTCTCCCAAGTAGGGCTGCCACTTGGGGTGCGAAGCCATGATGAGCGAGGTTTGATTGAAGCTGCTTTCCTCAGTGTCGCAAAGTAGCAGGATTTCTCCACGTGACGTCAGGCAGGAGTGTATCGCCCTCAGTGCTGCAGCCTTGTCGCGGACCCAGTGCAGCACATACAGACAGACCGCCTTGCTGAAGGCACCTTCCCATTCTGGCTTATAAGTGGATATGTCAGAAACATCCGCCACGTCATAGCGGACGTTTGGGGCTGAGTTATACTGACTGGCAAAGCTTCAGAAATGGAAAATAATTTGAAACGTCTGTGAACACTTTTACATCAAGAAATTTTGGAAGCAAATTGAACaaaattaacttcttttcctgcaaatatgtttgaaaaatgtgtttttcttccGACGTGATAAATACCTACGGGTCTATCACAAAAGTCATGACTTATTGATAGTACACTAACCTGACGAACTCAGCTGACACATCAAACCCCAGCACAGAAGCGACCCCTGGCTGTTGGGAGATGTATGTGCAGATCTCGCCGGTGCCACACCCCGCGTCCAGAACggtgtcgcccccctcccacctcagGTACTGCTGCAGCACCTTCACCCCCACACTCTGCTGGAAGGAGCGGTTCCGTGAGTAGTGGTCAGCAGTTGTTGCATCCATTGTAAGGGTCCTGCCGTGGTCCACACGTACAAAACTGCTCGGACCCTTCAAGAGCCTCCAGCGATGTACAGTCACAAACGTTGCTGCGACGCGACGACCACAAAACATGCTGACTTCGATTCACAGTTCCAAATCTTAACAAGACCCTCGGCAGGACCTTCCTTCGCAGGAGGTTGCTGTGAGTGCAGCAATCCCAAAACTGCGTGTGCCTCTCGGACTCAGGATTGCGGCAAAATTACAACCCTGCCAAGTTTGAGCCCTGAAACAATGAACATAAACACAATGAGACCTTAACGCTCTCCTCTCACTCATACACCTTTATGCTATAGCTTTCCACTTGAATGGATATAAATGTACACCTTTATGCTATAGCTTTCCACTTGAATGGATAAATGTCAGCAGATATATCATTTTCTTTGGTTCATGATCTTGACTTTGGGCGCTTAGCTCAGAAAACAAAGGCAAGAGGAAACTTTATACACTTCGTTTTTGACCCAACATTGACTTGCAACAATAGCTGTATTTGGTGTAAAAGGATGCAGAAGCTTAAATGTTGACGGAACAAAAGGTTCACCATAGACCGCTGAAAAACTAGACATCTTGTGCCCGGCGTACAAGAGCCTGCAGCGATGCAAGGGCAAGGACGAGACTACCACAAAACATGCTGCGATACACAATCCCAAATCTTACCCAGACCTTCCTTTGCAGCAGAGTCACGACCTGCTGCTTAGTGCAGCAATCCAAAAACTTGCTTTGAggtagtcagtcagtcagacatagtcatacggtgtgttacagcaccgttggggttataccgccccataCAGGGTGGCtcaccctttcttctagctgaatacgagacggggatgcgccagccGTCTCCAGTCACAGTTCCAAAGCTTGCTGCGCGTACGTGTGACCCTTTCAAATCTCTCCACTTGGagcctctccaacaagattgcGGCGCGAAGCACAGTTCTAAAATTACAATCCTGCCAAAAGTAAGCGCAAGGCACATTGAACTAGATCCAAAACCTTATGTGTGTTCCACGAACCCAAAGAAACGTACTGCGACCTCCACAAAGAGTAATGTGATGCGGACAGTTTCAAAAACTGCTTCGAGTGCTGcgtcaaccccccccccccccacaaccTGAAACCTTGAAAAGTGGAAAGACCAGTACCCTATAGTATTACATATGAGTCAGTAGCCTAAGTTATGTCATAATTAGCTTTGGCCGCgatacatatagaataaaacacggtgtattccgtatcaccctcggtcccagccctcccgcgggtcggatcgggGGAAGGCCGGGGGgagatgcggaatacaccgtgttgtattttattcgtACGTTCGAATCAttcgaagaaagcctgtgtgataaaacttcgaagcctgtgtgatacatatagaatacaacacggtgtattccgtatcagcTGAGGTGTCAGcacgaccgcgggtcggatcgcacgacggccgaaggccggagggtgatccgacccgcgggagggctgagaccgaagctgatacggaatacaccgtgttgtattttatttatatcatgccaacctgagAAAACTCATGTTTATCGCagaaaaagagcaaaaacaaGTCCTTGATACACATTGCGACAACAACTTTATTCGTCCATTCGAACAAAAGAACCGGGTAAAGGAACAGGCTTCGAACTGGTTAACGGAACAAACTTCGATGTCGAGTTCACCTGAGTtcagttaaatgaaaattcataATAACAGCTTGATTTGTTTCAACATTTGAAACGGACGACAGTCATGAGTTTCTACTGAATTTGAATCTGCTGGCTAGCCAATGCGCTGGAGCTCGAGGAAGAGCCGCCGAAGTTCCAGGTTCCCCCTTGGATCGTTGCTCCGGCAAAAGTTATGTGGACAATGGGTTGCGTGGAATTTAGTAGTttcagttcgatttattcgaatggagcccgtgtgataaccccgggccgtacggaaagttatcatccggtccggaacacccgtatcgaacgttttcgcggcccCAGGTATGGCATAATGTatgatacgggtgttctggaccgggtgataaaaagccgtatcacacagATTCCATCGAATAAATCGGACGCACTCCGCGTGCGCCTAGTGCGGCTCGGTAGAAAATTCGAATACTAGATTCTGACGTCATGACTTCgctgttgtaacaattttttttgttcaagaACACCAAATTTTCTTAACGTCTTGTGCATTCCACATAGAAACGTGTTTGTTTTAAGGTGGACATGGCATAGATtatcttatttatgtcataattATGATATGGCGATTATAATCGCGGTCAGGCCGGTACCTCGGGCGGTGGGAGGCATTCGTCAGTCTCGGAAGACGATGATTAGCTCGttttctacacaatgtactaaTTGTTTGTTTCTACGCTTTGTACGTCTGAGTTCTGAGGCAAGTTTCTGTTTTTCTTCTGGTGATTAGGAACACGTTTGACCCGTAACCTGACCAGAGAGTGTTGACTTAGCATTAAAATCGCCATTTGCACGTATCACACAAGATGAACGAAGTCTAACGTCCTTGTAACTGTGTCAAGCTGTATCTTCAAACACACGAATTAATCACTTGAAGAATTTAATCCACATAATCCTGAAAGACTATTGAAATTCGGATTCATGAATGGCCTGTAATGACAGGAACAGAGATATCTGCATCCACGTCAGTTACTGAGTGTATCTTCTGTGAATTTTTTTACCAGGTTGGTACATCACTGagtaaagagactctttttcaCAACCGTAGCTTCATttccaccgacgtttcggtgactgtctgtcattTTTAGTTCATCATAATCTTTGTGCATATTACAAGATCTTATTTCTATCATATGATATGatagaaaagaaaagtaaaaaaaaatatgttgacTTGATAAGATACATTCGTGTGGGAAAAGAACATTGAGAACATCACAATGTGAAACTCAAAGATCTTGTGCTTATTCTTCAACCAAACAGCCAGCGGAAGGCATAAGCCAGCAGGCTGATAGCGGCAAGGACGGCCGCCCGTCCCCCCTCCATGTTAGGGCTGCCCGATGTGACACAGCAGCCGGGCTGGTCGCAGCACGCGGGCGGGCAGGTGCCGTTGGTCCTCCCGCAGGTCGCCGGGTTCCTTTCCGGGCAGCAGTCGTACGGGCAGGTGGCTGGAGTCTCATCCGGGCCACACCTGCCGTCACCGCAGAACGACTCTTCATCAGCGTCAAGGCTCCCCCTGAGGAAAGAGAGCGTCTTCACCAAACAGAAACCTTAAGACAACAATGATCTGTTCTCCAACTGAAGAAATTTCACTCTCCGGAATTTCTTGACCTAAATGCTGTAGGCAGGGGATCTTTTCGAacgtgtgacgtcatcacgaGGTCAAGGTTCGTCAGAAGTCggtaccgcccccctccccgttGAGAGAAGGcagtatacacacacatatatatatatatatatatatatttgacgATATATTTGATTTAAGACAAAGATGATGCATGATGGACGGAAGGATGGAAAGGCGGTATCAAAGCGAGTGGATGGAATGCTACACAGAAAGGTGTGAATAGTTGATTACCTGGCCTTCAGCTGGGCGAGTTTCTTACAGCGGTGTTGGAAGCAGGAGCTCCACACCCAGCACGTGCCGGGGAAGACCCACGGGTACTTCTTGTTGCACCTGTGGCCATGGCAAGGAACCGATGTCAGGTCTGACATTGGAGTTTATCCAAAACCACGATTACATGGTGCACTACAATTTACACATAGCTATTCATTCTGTGGTCCACATAACACATGGGGAAATAAAAATGCAGAATATAAGCGTACAAACATTTCGCACAAAAACAAAGTCTACATGAGGTCCATATGCCAAGAGAATTTGTATCAGACATTCTGTACAGAAAGCGTTTTTTTCTTGAGCATTTGTTCTGGGCTTCGGTAGGCGGGTGGTTTGTGATTTTCATGGCCTAGATTGCATAGTGATCTGAATATAAGTCACTTATTCAAACCAGAGGAAAGCTGTTGTCATGACAATTGCGGCGTTGGTTACATTGGACCATCTTCTTATATCATGAAGGAGACAGAACATCTTGGCGTTTTTAGGGCCGGCCGATAGGAGCGTGATTTCAGTCAGGCCaagaaaacttgctgccctatgtgccaccaAGGACGGAAGGATgtaagtaatctccaagcaggtcttacggtgccataagatagtatcaaagctggccatggAGTGTAgtcggctaagggagtcaaacgggcacggaaagtttgatactatacattacgcaccgtggatctggttggagattaggatGTAAGtccatctttcttctttttcttttactgaAAGTGAAATTGAAAGAAAGACTCTTTTACTTTCCCTTCTACTCACTTGTCCTCCACCTGACTTTGCCCGGCGCACCCTCCACATCTGAAGTAGTTGAGGTCCCACTTGCCGTTCCCCTCGTCAGCGCCGCAGTGACCGCAGTACTGGCCGGAACTCGCACCCTGGTACGTGGTCTGGAAATATACCCCAGAAAAGCTTGTATATTAAATTGAAAGTTTACTAATCATGcttttcaaacatgttttttatcgatgaaatttGTTTAGCGTCCTGTCACATTGCGATGCGGCAGCTTCAGTAAGATACTCACTTTACATCCAGGGCAACTTCTAACGGCGTTTACATAGCAGACCACCTGTCCTTCACGTTGTGATAAACTGACATCTGGGCCCCCAGACCAAGTTCAGTCACGCACGAAACGGTGTAGCTTGCACCCAGAACAATAGCGAGAGGACCAACGAAGCGAAGCGGTACCCGGTATCCAAACATACGCGCGCAGCAGGGCGTTCTTTTTTagctttcatcatgaaatttgCGGACCGCTGAAGTTcaaaatgcagttagcaccTAAAACACCGGTTTCCCACTCACCCTGTCACAGGTGGGGTTCCCGCCCTGCTCGTTACAATTGTTACAGCAGACGTAGAAGTGAACCTTAGAAGTCCCTCCCAGGGTGATGTGCACACATTTGCCCTGGGGAGGCGGCCCGACAGCGCGCACCTGACGGGAGTCATTGAGCACTAGGCCGGTCTCCTGGCCCGACGAGCGGACCAACAGGACAGAAGCCGTCACAAACAGACAGATCGAACCTAACGGTGACATGGCTCCGGTGTGGAACTTGGAACGGCGCTGCAAAAATTAACTGAAGCAAATTTGAAGTCCGAGGAAGTTGAGTCAAGCCTCTTATCCTTCAACTTGGCAAAACTTAACTTTCACTTTCGGTGTGACGCTTTACGGAGATAAGCTCATCGCCATGTATCAATGCGCCAGACGGGCATGGTTGTCAGAAGGCAGCGTCCCTGGAGGTTTCATTGCATCTTCTTAGCCAAATCAAAATATTCTTACAATAAAATGCCTTAAAGGGCCCAACATACATCAGTTTTAAAACGCAACTGTAGGACGAAGAAAGTAATTCAGCCCTCGAAACGCCCGTCAACTTTCCGAACTGTCGTCGCCATACAGCTCACATCTGAGCGTTTTTCTTCAAGAAGCAAAAACGTATACAAAGCAACacttcaaatacaaatgtacgtcaaaaaaaattttgaaagcAAAACAAAGGCGCATGAAAAAGTATAATCCCTTACCGTCACGCCAAAAAAAATTACGGTGTGAGCAAACCGTGATAATGCACTTAGTAACGGACCGTGCTAATACATTAAGAGTAACGAAGCGTGCTAATACACATAGAAAGGCGATCATCATCTTGTAACGTGACGACCATGAACTTCCGTGCTTACGTCATTCTCGTCAATTTCTTTGTAGTGGCTGTACAGTGCTGCTTTCGCTCTCACATCCGGGAGTGTCAAAGTCTGAGTTTGGCGTCACTACCAGGACCTCGCTCCAGCTATGTACACCAGTCGCCTTTTCCTCCCTCCACCCCAAACCTTGAAAGTGTTCGGTTTTCATGCTTTATTTGGTGCCTATCTACGGATTAAAACTAAAGCAAGGTAAGCTGACGTGTGTCTGTAAGGAAAACCGGTAACGGCTGTTCTGCTCCCGGTGCAAACGGCCAACTTCCTATAGTGATGCGGTCGGTAAAGCACACGAATCTCCATTGAAACAGATATTAATTGGCATGTTCCAATCTCCTGCAACAGAAAATCAAAGAGGCTGGGTAGTGAGAAAATGGGATAGTGTTGCCAAGAACACATGTTTAGGGATTCATAATCGACGCCAATGCCAACATgctgtgaaagtgaaagtgcttTCAAAGTCTCCATTGTGCGGCTTGCTTGTATGTGTATAACCACTAAGCTGCTTCCTAATATTTTGCTACAGTGGTGTACTGAAGAGATTTTAGAGCAATAGTAGTATGCGACGTGTTTAATGCATTCGTTTTTGCCTAACCCGCGAGATATTCACTCGTTTCCGCCCATAATATCTTATGTTCCTCTTTCCACTTGATAATCATTTGGCACCGTCAGGGGAATCCCCGAACACCTGGTTCTCCTTCAACAACCTACGgaacaaacatacatattttTCAACTCTTTGCGGGGTGGACCACTAGAAGCTGTAGTCAATGCCATGATTTTCAGATGTTGAAAATAAATGGGGGAAAGATCCCCCGATGCGCAGCACAGTATTTCGCCGGTAAAAACGATCAACTGACCAAAGTACAACAACAGCCGAACTTTTCGCCGTCAAAGCCGTGCCAAAACAATATCGCTAACATATTGAAAACACAGAATTTTCGGCTATTATTTTATCGATATAGGTAGTCCGTATTACTTACAACAGGGCACAAGTGACGTGTAATATGCAGTTTTTTCAAGCTATTCTGCATAATATGACCAACCTCAGCTGAAAGGTAACTTCCGCCACACCGATTATGGACGACCCCTAGCGTATCTTTTGCAACCTGCAACACAACCTGCACCGGAAGAGCAACAGGTGGTTGGCGGAAGGAAGGTCATGACTTTGATAAGAACACGTCGTTAATTATATTGTCCCTAAACATTACACTATCAATTAAACCGTTTTTTTATACTCGTTATCATCAACATTTGTGTTGTTGTCAAACTTCTTTAAGTATCAATGTCACAATGACCGTGAACCTCTGCTCTTCCTGTCCATGACGTCACTCCGACAGCCATGATGTTCGCAATGACTTAATTTTTTCTTCGTTAGCGTTCGTTTCTTTGTTTAGTTTTGTTATTAACGTCTTCTAAGTGTGTCCGCCTGAGCAGCTGACATATTTAGTTTTTAAGCGACTCAGTATCGCCTAGTTTTGGTCTTCCTGGAGCCATGCTAGCAGCGAAACTATGCATAGGAATCAGCATTGTCATCGTGGCCGTGGTTGCGTCATTGCCGGTATGTGACCTCTCCCTTTATAACGTTACTCGCCATAAATGATCAAGTTTCCAGTTCAAGTTTTTACACCCAACTGACTCCTTAACGATAAGCATCTTACCAAAagaagtgaatgaatgaatgaaagagtAGAAAACAAGCGCTGAGACTGGATCGAGGGCCTGTAGCTAGcgcgcccctcccccttataACACTTAACAGTTGACTAATGTCATGCTAGATGtaactgttaacgttataaaTCGCAGGTAATTTTCTGTGCAGTTGAGAAAAGGAGGAGTAGGTTTAAAAGAGTTCCAATGTTGCACACTGTCATGTGATCACAACTATGATAATGAATTGCAAGTGCTTTAACGTGTGTTAATGAATAGGATATGGGTTAATGTAAGTGCATAAAGTTACACATGAATTGTgcttaacgttactgagttgaCTTGAAATCCTACTGAACTCGGATTACTTTTCAAGTCAGGCAAGTTGCCCGATGTCTGTCTTGAAAAAAGTAATTGAGATTTGTTCGGGTGACTCAAAAGTGTAATTGATTAAACGATAAGAAAAATAAGGTGATGTACAAGCAGCTATCACAAAGGCCAATGTGTGACACCTGTTTTTGATCCTGACACTATGAGTCACTCAAGAATACAGCAAACATGAGCAAAATCGTCTTAACTCAATGTACTAGTAATGAATAATGAAGTTATGATTATCATGAAACTTTATGCCATGCACCTGGGTGGAATTTGTTCAGAATCAAATAGAATTGAATTAAATAAGACAAATCAAAGCAGACATCTTTGATTTTACATCCAAACTTGCATTAATATTAGCACCATCAACCATCTGAACTTTGAAGCCTACTTGACCGTATATCCTATTCAATTTCTTACTATGTGTCCTCAGACATTTGCTTTACCTTTGTTTGCTATtcgaatccaaattgtctttagcttgactttgtctaacAAGgtctcctattggacatctagaattgtcttcattcatagttagggtataaaagatcagTTTTTTCCAGATtactttagtgtcactgacgaaggatagtggataatATCtgaaaacgtctgaccgtttcccaaacaTCCATTTGCttaagtaactactttttggcgtatgtgTCCTCAGGTTTCCTCGCAGGCAACAGAGACTCCGGACTGGTGTCCAGATGACAGCACCGGTACTTTCCAGCTTCCCTCAGGAGTCATCTGTAACCTCTGCCCTCCTGGTAAGCCTATCTAACCTTACAGCTATATATTCTGTATAAACCATACCTGCACTtttagcgtaacacaccagcttctgtatctgtatctatatagccggtataaccgcccttcggtgtaacacaccagcgtctgtatctgtatctgtatagccggtataaccgcccttcggcgtaacacaccagcttctgtatctgtatagccggtataaccaccctttggtgtaacacaccagcttctgtatctgtatagccggtataaccacccttcggtgtaacacaccagcttctgtatctgtatctatatagccggtataaccgcccttcagcgtaacacaccagcttctgtatctgtatctatatagctggtataaccgcccttcggcgcaacacaccagcttctgtatctgtatctatatagctggtataaccgcccttcggcgcaacacaccagcttctgtatctgtatctatatagctggtataaccgcctttcggcgtaacacaccagcttctggtTTTTAATCTTTATAGCCAGCATAACCGCCATTATgagtctatacatgtacatgtatctgtgtttagccggtataactacccagctttgcaggcacgcaaCATGGCAGCACCTgcttatattacactgaatggccCGTCACACTTGACCTTTGAAAATCTGACTGCAAATGGTGTTTGAAGATATCTACTACTACTTTACTTGGTGGCAACATGTTCCACTCTACGGTAGTTCTAGGAAAGTATGAATTTCTGTACAGATCAGTTCTGGGTTGATAGCTTTGGTACTGTACTTCCAAGTTCAGTTGTTagaaaaattgtacttgaaGTGATTTCCCTCATAAGGCAATATTTCACATTTGATATTTGTCATCATTCATAGATCAGATCCTTGATAGAAAGTCTAAAGGGTGCTTTAAATAAGGGTCAAAGGGTCAAAAATATTGAAACCATCATAATTTCTAAAGCAATGAATAATGGTTACAGAAATGTCATATTTTccaaaaggagcaaatataaCAAAAAGCATACATACACTGTACTATGTCCTAGTTTTTAcctgtaaggccatgttgatttgattataatatggatgacatcctccgagaactccaaaactgatgcgagcgagcgaataaaaaaaaagtttggccaaaaaaaaaagttgccttcagtatgaaatcaaagtggccaggaaggttgaacataggactaaacacacatagtatggtataccaacagttaggtgtagggaccagtacatcatacgggtgcaaaacatttttttcttcttggaccaatctgaaaaagaaacagacctgaaaaaaaaaaaaacagtggaaCAGGTTTTGCCCATTACAAAAtagacacactatgtcggcagccatttggggtctaaccggggggccaagaagacaacaagagcgaagtcaagtagagtttatagtcaattgcaccaagtttctacagtcaaaggtacagagacagttagcctttattacatggagatgggattttaaaatgcagtgggagtccaataatccaccaaacagattcctttgtagcaaaattgaccaattaccattgttttgagttcagttctcaagtttccacagacaatcaggtcaggtccggacctggaaatgatcctctggacctgaattttctgtactggtacctcccccaccAACAAtagagtttttttctttctgtcctttcacatcttattctttgattttagattcattttggcattctatggcattagttatctgttttctgatacttttttttcagtctacggaatatttgtgctcattttacagctgctttgcacaatttattgtgtggtcgaaaacttttttttgttgttgtaaatggccgaaaattggtgcgagcgcggatgtcatccatataatcaaatcaacgtgacCTAAGGTTAGTTAATgatattttccttttcttttgtttccatGCAGGCACATACGTGACACAGGACTGCACAGCTGACAACCCCAATCCCCAGTGCGAGAATTGCACAGCGACCCGGCACTACAACCCCTGCTACAGCTACGCTGACAGGTGTAACACGTGTAGCGACTGCAGTCCTATCCTTGATGATGGAAGAGATGGCATGGTGGATGGAGAGGAGTGCACGCCCACAAGGGACCGGGTGTGCACGTGCCCCAGTAACGCTTACTGGGACTTCCAGACAGCCAGCTGTAAAGCGAAAACGCTGTGTGATGAAGGATACGGAGTGGCCCATATAGGTGGGTGTGCAACTCAGTACCTTTGGTGCATGTATGTGAGTTAAGGGCTTGATAAAACCTCAAAATTATCACATTTTTTGGGCCCATACTAACTCGTTAAGGTACTGTAGCATAACTTCTGGTTTTggtatctcatgttctggacaagctGTGGTCATTTTTGAATGGTAGCTGCTGTTTGGAGGGAGATTATAACTTGTGTAAGTTTGGGGCCCCTACTGgcttttttttaactgcaggaTCATTTTTCCTGTGTTCCTATCCAGCTACCTACAAGACAGACACAGTCTGTATCGAGTGTGTGGATGGAACCTTCTCAGACGAGAAGTCGCTGACTCAGCAGTGCCANNNNNNNNNNNNNNNNNNNNNNNNNNNNNNNNNNNNNNNNNNNNNNNNNNNNNNNNNNNNNNNNNNNNNNNNNNNNNNNNNNNNNNNNNNNNNNNNNNNNNNNNNNNNNNNNNNNNNNNNNNNNNNNNNNNNNNNNNNNNNNNNNNNNNNNNNNNNNNNNNNNNNNNNNNNNNNNNNNNNNNNNNNNNNNNNNNNNNNNNNNNNNNNNNNNNNNNNNNNNNNNNgcaaaaatgtacaaaatgtccataaagtcttcattcattggTCTGTAATGTAATGTCCCTGCGGCTAAATT
The window above is part of the Branchiostoma floridae strain S238N-H82 chromosome 14, Bfl_VNyyK, whole genome shotgun sequence genome. Proteins encoded here:
- the LOC118431045 gene encoding uncharacterized protein LOC118431045, with translation MFCGRRVAATFVTVHRWRLLKGPSSFVRVDHGRTLTMDATTADHYSRNRSFQQSVGVKVLQQYLRWEGGDTVLDAGCGTGEICTYISQQPGVASVLGFDVSAEFVSFASQYNSAPNVRYDVADVSDISTYKPEWEGAFSKAVCLYVLHWVRDKAAALRAIHSCLTSRGEILLLCDTEESSFNQTSLIMASHPKWQPYLGEFVPIVFPWPSGDLGKNRSRLMQECGFEVLSCHIEQNHQHFESKAKLKEWLRAVFPHLNYIPQDRQEEFFHDLLEVARDTRLASTDALYIEVTATLVLHARKL
- the LOC118430851 gene encoding tumor necrosis factor receptor superfamily member 11B-like, producing the protein MLAAKLCIGISIVIVAVVASLPVSSQATETPDWCPDDSTGTFQLPSGVICNLCPPGTYVTQDCTADNPNPQCENCTATRHYNPCYSYADRCNTCSDCSPILDDGRDGMVDGEECTPTRDRVCTCPSNAYWDFQTASCKAKTLCDEGYGVAHIATYKTDTVCIECVDGTFSDEKSLTQHSF